A stretch of the Candidatus Limnocylindrales bacterium genome encodes the following:
- a CDS encoding exopolysaccharide biosynthesis protein: MAEQKQQEPKSLDELCDRIGEADAEPDGDEERITFRAVIDVVGRRSFGPLLLVSGLGASAPVIGDIPGVPTATGIMVVVIAAQLLLGRQCFWLPEWMLKRSVTREKLCKALEWMRPVARFIDRLTRPRLQMLTHGPVIYVIATVCVAIAFAMPAMELVPFSAQLAGAALTLFGVSMIAHDGLVALFAFAFTVSTFAVVGYGLLT, from the coding sequence ATGGCAGAGCAGAAGCAGCAGGAACCGAAGAGCCTCGATGAGCTGTGCGATCGCATCGGCGAGGCCGACGCCGAGCCCGATGGCGATGAAGAACGCATAACCTTTCGCGCCGTGATCGACGTGGTGGGGCGCCGCTCGTTCGGGCCGCTTCTGCTGGTGTCGGGTCTTGGCGCATCGGCGCCGGTCATCGGCGACATTCCCGGCGTGCCGACGGCCACCGGGATCATGGTCGTCGTCATCGCCGCGCAGCTGCTGCTGGGGCGTCAATGCTTCTGGCTTCCCGAGTGGATGCTGAAGCGCTCGGTGACGCGCGAGAAGCTGTGCAAGGCGCTCGAATGGATGCGCCCGGTCGCTCGCTTCATCGACAGGCTCACACGGCCGCGGCTGCAGATGCTGACCCACGGGCCCGTCATCTACGTCATCGCGACGGTGTGCGTCGCCATTGCATTTGCGATGCCGGCGATGGAGCTGGTCCCCTTCAGCGCTCAGCTCGCGGGCGCCGCGCTGACGCTGTTCGGCGTCTCGATGATCGCGCACGACGGGCTGGTCGCGCTCTTCGCATTCGCGTTCACCGTGAGCACGTTTGCCGTGGTCGGCTACGGCCTGCTGACGTGA
- a CDS encoding TetR/AcrR family transcriptional regulator: protein MAAREEAKRETREALLRAAFAEFVEHGFDVPSLDAICARAGYTRGAFYVHFRDRDELIVAVMESVLGTFLDAVIGAGEGGDDLEQTVLRFAGAIVGGNPLTGASGSMRTHHLLDVCARSPVIRARFLEMLEEAQRRLAEAAASGQSAGTVRGDVSAVAIGSMLIALAMGVIQLFELGVPVPVVELQAAVLRMLTASAR, encoded by the coding sequence TTGGCTGCGCGCGAGGAGGCCAAGCGCGAGACCCGCGAGGCGCTGCTGCGGGCCGCTTTCGCCGAGTTCGTGGAGCACGGCTTCGACGTCCCCAGCCTGGATGCCATCTGCGCCCGCGCCGGCTACACGCGCGGCGCCTTCTACGTCCACTTCCGCGACCGCGACGAGCTGATCGTGGCGGTCATGGAGTCCGTGCTCGGAACGTTTCTCGATGCCGTCATCGGCGCGGGAGAAGGTGGCGACGATCTGGAGCAGACCGTGCTGCGGTTTGCCGGGGCCATCGTCGGTGGCAATCCCCTGACCGGCGCCAGTGGCTCGATGCGCACGCACCATCTTCTCGACGTCTGCGCGCGCTCCCCGGTGATCCGCGCGCGATTCCTGGAGATGCTCGAGGAGGCGCAGCGGCGCCTGGCCGAGGCCGCTGCGAGCGGCCAGTCGGCAGGCACGGTGCGAGGCGACGTCAGCGCGGTCGCCATCGGCTCGATGCTGATCGCGCTGGCGATGGGCGTCATCCAGCTCTTCGAGCTGGGCGTGCCGGTGCCGGTGGTCGAGCTGCAGGCGGCGGTGCTGCGCATGCTGACCGCGTCGGCCCGTTGA
- a CDS encoding GMC family oxidoreductase, protein MMATETTDVVVVGTGFGGSIPAYYLAAGGARVVMLERGPRLSSQDFTHDLQIGTYTRIVDYIRGDGCDVTVGNCVGGSSVIYFAASLRAPSFIFERRGTSGQRLWPAALNRRTMDRWYSRVERALPVQRQRWSDVSYAGGLWAAACDRAGHTCNTVPLAVDLEECTACNFMLNGCRFDAKRSMLLNYIPGAEACGAEVRALHEVQAIAPASTSGYRYAVHYSVLDPDDYRVIVDGGTIEARIVVMAGGAMGTPVILQRSEQFLGAMPPAVGRHFSPNGDRVTLGMMDESKIGQLLRLQREPGVAYDAFPIGRPIGTVSYDYLDEARPEFTRFSLQQIYFPTITNILSEDEVEGAAVWFGVDKKDLTSRWRSWLTVLAMTEDDNEGVFGAPPPTGNFVRIAPAAALGQLTYATSPQTQLGFDTSDEAVREIIEKDGLGKHLLWKAIPNVQSAHPLSSCRIGDDPATSACDDRHELRGHPGIFVTDAAAVPTSLCVNPSLTIAAMAERASALLLERAHEYGVEVVTRIPPPGRSESVRERRCEEPGA, encoded by the coding sequence ATGATGGCAACCGAGACTACGGACGTCGTCGTCGTCGGTACCGGCTTTGGCGGATCCATTCCCGCCTATTACCTGGCTGCAGGAGGCGCACGCGTGGTCATGCTCGAGCGCGGGCCGCGCCTTTCCTCGCAGGACTTCACGCACGACCTGCAGATCGGGACGTACACGCGCATCGTCGACTACATCCGCGGCGATGGTTGCGACGTCACGGTCGGCAACTGCGTGGGCGGCTCCAGCGTCATCTACTTCGCCGCCTCGCTGCGCGCGCCGAGCTTCATCTTCGAGCGTCGTGGAACGTCGGGGCAGCGGCTGTGGCCTGCCGCGCTCAACCGGCGCACGATGGACCGCTGGTACTCGCGCGTCGAACGCGCGCTTCCGGTGCAGCGCCAGCGGTGGAGCGACGTCTCCTACGCCGGCGGCCTGTGGGCCGCGGCGTGCGACCGCGCCGGCCACACCTGCAACACGGTGCCCTTGGCCGTCGATCTCGAAGAATGCACGGCGTGCAACTTCATGCTCAACGGCTGCCGCTTCGACGCCAAGCGCTCGATGCTGCTCAACTACATTCCCGGCGCCGAGGCTTGCGGCGCCGAGGTGCGTGCACTGCACGAGGTGCAGGCCATCGCGCCCGCGAGCACGTCCGGATACCGGTACGCCGTGCACTACTCCGTGCTCGACCCCGATGACTACCGCGTGATCGTCGACGGCGGCACCATCGAGGCCAGAATCGTCGTGATGGCGGGCGGAGCGATGGGGACGCCGGTCATCCTGCAGCGCTCCGAGCAGTTCCTCGGCGCGATGCCGCCGGCGGTGGGCCGCCACTTCTCGCCCAACGGCGACCGCGTCACGCTCGGCATGATGGACGAGAGCAAGATCGGGCAGCTTCTGCGCCTGCAGCGCGAGCCGGGCGTGGCCTACGATGCCTTTCCCATCGGCCGTCCGATCGGCACCGTCAGCTACGACTACCTGGACGAGGCGCGGCCGGAGTTCACGCGCTTCTCGCTGCAGCAGATCTACTTCCCCACCATCACCAACATCCTGTCGGAGGACGAGGTCGAAGGCGCCGCGGTCTGGTTCGGCGTCGACAAGAAGGACCTGACCTCGCGCTGGCGCTCGTGGCTGACGGTGCTGGCGATGACCGAGGACGACAACGAAGGCGTCTTCGGCGCGCCGCCGCCCACGGGCAACTTCGTGCGCATCGCGCCCGCCGCCGCGCTCGGTCAGCTCACCTATGCGACGTCGCCGCAGACGCAGCTCGGCTTCGATACGTCCGACGAGGCGGTGCGCGAGATCATCGAGAAGGACGGCCTGGGAAAGCACCTGCTGTGGAAGGCGATCCCCAACGTCCAAAGCGCGCATCCGCTGTCTTCGTGCCGCATCGGCGACGATCCGGCCACGTCGGCGTGCGACGACCGGCACGAGCTGCGTGGCCATCCCGGCATCTTCGTTACCGACGCCGCCGCCGTGCCGACGTCGCTGTGCGTCAATCCCTCGCTGACCATTGCCGCCATGGCCGAACGCGCCTCGGCGCTGCTGCTGGAGCGCGCGCACGAGTACGGCGTGGAGGTGGTGACGCGCATCCCGCCGCCGGGCAGGAGCGAGAGCGTGCGGGAGCGGCGCTGCGAGGAACCTGGAGCCTGA
- a CDS encoding fatty acid desaturase codes for MEAAATTMTHSSPFRTWAAHLLCFVLPVTTLAFVSTGPHPWWLAPAFLLPLLASVIIDMNSRAETRQPDPNLPVWPFDAILYVLVALQVVNIVLLARMISQAGLFSMDAAVAMLLVGVNSGYSAIVVGHELIHRASPFLQLLGRVLMVTTMYEHFCTEHVRGHHARVGTDADPATARFGETFHQFFHRTVPAQLASAWQIENKRLANHSGVAFWLRHRVLQGLAAEWALAAAILALFGPAAFLVHLGQAFHGIAALEAVNYFEHWGLRRSSRKVRPMDSWDTDSRFTLYTLVGLSRHADHHAYAARPYQQLRHWEESAKLPYGYFGMVLLVWTRNDLVRRLLTAELRRRKMGPFAETASQAEPHAAAADPALHVSPELRDALGAHAAVA; via the coding sequence ATGGAAGCCGCCGCCACGACCATGACCCACTCTTCGCCGTTTCGCACCTGGGCCGCCCATCTCCTGTGCTTCGTGCTGCCGGTGACCACGCTGGCCTTCGTCAGCACCGGTCCGCACCCGTGGTGGCTGGCTCCCGCCTTCCTCCTGCCCCTTCTGGCCTCCGTCATCATCGACATGAACAGCCGCGCCGAGACGCGCCAGCCGGACCCGAATCTGCCGGTGTGGCCGTTCGACGCGATTCTCTACGTGCTGGTGGCGCTGCAGGTCGTCAACATCGTCCTGCTGGCGCGCATGATCTCCCAGGCCGGCCTCTTCAGCATGGACGCGGCCGTGGCCATGCTGCTGGTGGGAGTCAACTCGGGCTACTCGGCCATCGTCGTCGGCCATGAGCTCATCCACCGCGCGTCGCCGTTCCTGCAGCTGCTCGGACGCGTGCTGATGGTGACGACGATGTACGAGCACTTCTGCACCGAGCACGTACGCGGCCATCATGCCCGCGTCGGCACCGATGCCGACCCGGCCACCGCGCGCTTCGGCGAGACCTTCCATCAATTCTTCCATCGCACGGTGCCGGCGCAGCTGGCCAGCGCCTGGCAGATCGAGAACAAGCGACTCGCCAACCACAGCGGCGTCGCATTCTGGCTGCGCCATCGCGTGCTTCAGGGACTGGCTGCCGAGTGGGCGCTGGCGGCGGCGATCCTGGCGCTGTTCGGCCCGGCCGCATTCCTCGTGCATCTGGGTCAGGCGTTTCACGGCATCGCGGCGCTGGAGGCCGTCAATTACTTCGAGCACTGGGGCCTGCGTCGCAGCTCGCGCAAGGTGCGACCGATGGACTCCTGGGACACCGACTCGAGATTCACGCTCTACACTCTGGTGGGCCTTTCGCGTCACGCCGATCATCACGCGTATGCGGCGCGGCCCTACCAGCAACTGCGTCACTGGGAAGAGAGCGCCAAGCTTCCCTACGGGTACTTCGGCATGGTGCTGCTGGTGTGGACGCGCAACGACCTGGTGCGCCGCCTGCTCACCGCGGAATTGCGGAGGCGAAAGATGGGGCCTTTTGCCGAGACGGCCTCGCAGGCGGAGCCGCACGCCGCTGCCGCCGATCCGGCACTGCACGTCTCACCGGAATTGCGCGACGCCCTCGGAGCGCATGCAGCGGTTGCTTGA
- a CDS encoding alpha/beta hydrolase-fold protein, giving the protein MNLVRRAGLAAVAVLLFSATSQAYPPGEPVQTVLGRKLQIRVPAGEPARATIRGLAREMASPDTLAGDPTTSGATLEVIAAGAKSSNQVFELPASGWKASGNGFKFAGDGAVRKASISRSPSGVFQIKFGMSGAGGDIDVVPPDPGDSGGFTLTVNGGASYCVAFGGDAGGTVKADDAEQWSVQHASGEGCPVPMYTLSASVVGDGSVVSSPAGIDCGADCSESYDAQSEVTLTAEPGDGYMFAGWEGDCAGDGECVLVMDGSKSATANFAPIPFHRLSVTRLGSGTVTSDPAGIDCGADCIEDYAQDTVVALAATPGDGFTFTGWSDACTGSGACEVTMDAARNVVATFEAETPTCTSVSEPGFVLQEGPPPGPAVLYEDAPDLPQLQNRHPRFQAAPLMVAGHEAYVAGEYIYQDYVHDDWGAETSGSPYTTSFITSPSTGTGTPDSAVPNSGDIDYPTDAARYGSNAADLVELRIVPGAEDVAYRVTLNTLLADDTTMVAIAWNSDGANTGSSTLSRNPGASVAGTDEVIYLFGTSGEHVRYNSNGTVAATTPLAVTADLEANQLTTFIPRSVHNPTGTTWKYVVMTGLRNASNGWIRPGSGATATTPGGAGTAAPNPCAIFDLNNHFAIANGQAGRTGEICHFLDGPCDMVQAIDLRGVNGTTPSLAKYGRAVNFDQLSALVSSSTVPASGTLVRLFGSRLVTTPAEGRSNAGPSVPANDSVYFYGPLQAYSIYVPSNDSPSVPVPLTWANHSLAQFHWQYNGTDYVQQLGEVRGSLVVTPNSRATDGFYVGRNEYDHFEVWNDVLRNYNVDATRTAMTGYSMGGYATYRLASLYPDLFGKALSIVGPPAAGIWDGTGGASISSDKGDDYSTLTNHWLENVRNVPFYNMAMQTDELVPVASTRQQNIGGVDPSGEAQSLDGLGYRYIYQEFVTGEHLTLFVNDAYPLAASFLGDALIDENPAHVTFSYVPETDRADLTLVHDHAYWVSRLTLRDAEGEPTTSGSKSAKGTIDAFSFGFGLADPAVSPQSSAPGTLTGGNTGPLAYQEYSRSWSAPAAIPSQNKLQVTLTNLRSVQIDVARAALDPASDLVLATDSDGDTTVDLYGAFPAGTGIYEDGVPLCLEDGAIVGGLGARVPVKAGTHVYTLAQP; this is encoded by the coding sequence ATGAATCTGGTACGCCGGGCCGGCCTCGCCGCCGTAGCCGTCCTGCTCTTCTCGGCCACGTCGCAAGCCTATCCGCCAGGGGAGCCGGTTCAGACCGTCCTGGGTCGCAAGCTTCAGATCCGGGTTCCGGCCGGCGAGCCGGCGCGCGCCACGATCCGCGGCTTGGCCAGGGAGATGGCATCTCCCGACACGCTCGCCGGTGATCCGACCACCAGCGGCGCGACGCTGGAAGTCATCGCCGCCGGGGCAAAGAGCAGCAACCAGGTCTTCGAGCTTCCGGCCTCGGGATGGAAGGCCTCCGGCAACGGCTTCAAGTTCGCCGGTGACGGCGCGGTGCGAAAGGCCAGCATCTCGCGCTCGCCGAGCGGCGTCTTCCAGATCAAGTTCGGCATGAGCGGTGCCGGCGGCGACATCGACGTCGTTCCGCCTGACCCCGGCGACAGCGGTGGTTTCACCCTCACCGTCAACGGCGGCGCCAGCTATTGCGTCGCCTTCGGCGGCGACGCCGGCGGAACCGTCAAGGCCGACGACGCCGAGCAGTGGTCGGTGCAGCATGCCAGCGGCGAGGGCTGCCCGGTGCCGATGTATACGCTCAGCGCCAGCGTGGTCGGCGACGGCAGCGTCGTCTCCTCGCCGGCCGGCATCGATTGCGGCGCCGACTGCAGCGAGAGCTACGATGCACAGAGCGAAGTCACGCTGACCGCCGAGCCCGGCGACGGCTACATGTTCGCCGGATGGGAAGGCGACTGCGCCGGCGACGGTGAATGCGTTCTGGTGATGGACGGCAGCAAGAGCGCGACGGCCAACTTTGCGCCGATCCCCTTTCACCGTTTGAGCGTGACGCGTCTGGGCAGCGGCACCGTCACCTCCGACCCTGCCGGCATCGACTGCGGTGCCGACTGCATCGAGGACTACGCGCAGGATACCGTCGTGGCCCTTGCCGCCACGCCCGGCGACGGTTTCACCTTCACCGGCTGGAGCGATGCATGCACCGGCAGCGGTGCCTGCGAAGTGACGATGGACGCGGCGAGGAACGTGGTGGCGACGTTCGAAGCGGAGACGCCCACGTGCACGAGCGTCAGCGAGCCTGGCTTCGTGCTCCAGGAGGGCCCGCCGCCAGGCCCGGCCGTTCTTTATGAGGACGCGCCGGACCTGCCGCAGCTGCAGAATCGTCATCCGCGCTTCCAGGCCGCGCCTCTGATGGTCGCAGGACACGAGGCGTACGTGGCGGGCGAGTACATCTACCAGGACTACGTGCACGATGACTGGGGCGCCGAAACGAGCGGCAGCCCCTACACCACCAGCTTCATCACCAGTCCCTCGACCGGAACGGGGACGCCGGATTCCGCGGTGCCGAACTCCGGCGACATCGACTACCCGACCGACGCGGCGCGCTACGGCAGCAACGCGGCCGACCTCGTCGAGCTTCGCATCGTCCCCGGCGCCGAGGACGTCGCCTATCGCGTCACGCTCAACACCCTGCTCGCCGACGATACGACGATGGTGGCCATCGCGTGGAACAGCGACGGCGCCAACACGGGGAGCTCGACGCTGTCTCGCAACCCCGGGGCCAGCGTCGCGGGCACCGACGAGGTGATCTATCTCTTCGGCACCTCGGGCGAGCACGTGCGCTACAACAGCAACGGAACGGTCGCCGCCACCACGCCGCTGGCCGTGACGGCGGACCTGGAAGCCAATCAGCTGACGACTTTCATCCCGCGCTCGGTGCACAACCCGACGGGCACGACCTGGAAGTACGTGGTGATGACGGGCCTGCGCAACGCCAGCAACGGCTGGATCCGTCCCGGCTCCGGCGCCACCGCCACCACGCCCGGCGGCGCGGGAACGGCGGCGCCCAACCCGTGCGCGATCTTCGACCTGAACAACCACTTCGCCATCGCCAATGGGCAGGCAGGGAGAACCGGCGAGATCTGTCATTTCCTCGACGGCCCCTGCGACATGGTGCAGGCAATCGATCTGCGCGGCGTCAACGGCACCACGCCGTCGCTCGCCAAGTACGGACGTGCCGTCAACTTCGACCAGCTGTCGGCGCTGGTGAGCTCGAGCACCGTCCCGGCCAGCGGCACGCTCGTGCGCCTCTTCGGCAGCCGCCTGGTGACCACGCCCGCCGAAGGCCGCAGCAACGCCGGCCCGAGCGTCCCGGCCAACGACAGCGTGTATTTCTACGGACCGCTGCAGGCGTACAGCATCTACGTGCCGAGCAACGACTCGCCCTCCGTTCCTGTTCCACTGACCTGGGCGAACCACTCGCTGGCGCAGTTCCACTGGCAGTACAACGGCACCGACTACGTTCAGCAGCTCGGGGAGGTGCGCGGCAGCCTGGTGGTCACGCCCAATTCGCGCGCCACCGACGGCTTCTACGTCGGGCGCAACGAGTACGATCACTTCGAGGTGTGGAACGACGTCCTGCGCAACTACAACGTCGATGCCACGCGCACTGCGATGACCGGCTACTCGATGGGCGGCTACGCCACCTATCGTCTTGCATCACTGTATCCGGACCTGTTCGGCAAGGCCCTGAGCATCGTCGGCCCACCGGCCGCCGGCATCTGGGACGGAACCGGCGGCGCCAGCATCAGCTCCGACAAGGGCGACGACTACTCGACCCTGACCAATCACTGGCTCGAGAACGTGCGCAACGTCCCGTTCTACAACATGGCGATGCAGACCGACGAGCTGGTGCCGGTGGCCAGCACCCGCCAGCAGAATATCGGCGGCGTCGATCCTTCCGGCGAGGCGCAGAGCCTGGACGGTCTCGGCTATCGCTACATCTATCAGGAGTTCGTCACGGGCGAGCACCTGACGCTCTTCGTCAATGACGCCTATCCGCTGGCGGCCTCGTTCCTGGGAGATGCGCTGATCGACGAAAACCCGGCGCACGTCACGTTCAGCTACGTGCCCGAGACCGACCGGGCCGACCTGACGCTCGTGCACGATCACGCCTACTGGGTCTCGCGCCTGACGCTGCGCGATGCGGAAGGCGAGCCGACGACCAGCGGCAGCAAATCGGCCAAGGGAACGATCGACGCATTCAGCTTCGGCTTCGGCCTGGCCGACCCCGCCGTCTCGCCGCAGAGCAGCGCGCCCGGCACGCTGACCGGCGGCAACACGGGGCCGCTCGCCTACCAGGAATACTCGCGAAGCTGGTCGGCGCCGGCCGCGATTCCGAGCCAGAACAAGCTGCAGGTGACGTTGACCAACCTGCGCTCCGTCCAGATCGATGTTGCGCGCGCGGCGCTCGACCCGGCATCGGACCTCGTCCTGGCGACCGACTCCGACGGCGATACCACCGTCGATCTCTACGGCGCATTCCCGGCCGGCACCGGGATCTACGAGGATGGCGTGCCGCTATGCCTGGAGGACGGAGCCATCGTCGGCGGCCTGGGTGCGCGCGTGCCGGTCAAGGCCGGGACGCACGTCTACACCCTGGCGCAGCCTTGA
- a CDS encoding DUF5987 family protein codes for MNLTRRQLLKAVAAAAVAWKAAAWPVRPPAAFAQAAPDDPAIVPTLEAFADTLIPGEKRHPGDRAIAGAAAGPGAVQAGAVDLLNFPPAGVAATVPAIVAGINARASGYALANAIVLDPTVPPMVSLNFEQRTAFLVQLLDGNDPDQLAFFAVAALMYLAYHTAGHLHLADAVRGGHPGMAALGFPSPDDDDLWRFPDSSYRRALARPHPRTGKRGNPW; via the coding sequence ATGAACCTGACGCGGCGCCAGCTCCTGAAGGCGGTGGCTGCGGCGGCCGTGGCATGGAAGGCGGCCGCATGGCCGGTGCGGCCGCCGGCCGCGTTCGCGCAGGCCGCGCCCGACGACCCCGCCATCGTGCCGACGCTCGAAGCGTTCGCCGATACGCTCATTCCCGGCGAGAAGCGCCATCCCGGCGATCGCGCCATCGCAGGCGCCGCTGCAGGCCCGGGAGCCGTGCAGGCCGGCGCCGTCGATCTTTTGAATTTCCCTCCGGCCGGCGTGGCCGCGACCGTTCCGGCCATCGTCGCCGGCATCAACGCGCGCGCCAGCGGCTACGCGCTCGCCAATGCGATCGTGCTCGATCCCACCGTGCCGCCGATGGTGTCGCTGAATTTCGAGCAGCGGACCGCATTCCTGGTCCAGCTGCTGGACGGAAACGATCCCGACCAGCTCGCCTTCTTCGCCGTGGCTGCGCTGATGTACCTGGCCTACCACACCGCCGGCCACCTGCATCTGGCCGACGCCGTCCGCGGCGGACATCCGGGCATGGCCGCGCTCGGGTTCCCGTCTCCGGATGACGACGATCTGTGGCGCTTCCCCGACAGTTCGTACCGGCGCGCGCTGGCCAGACCGCATCCGCGCACGGGCAAGCGCGGCAACCCCTGGTAA
- a CDS encoding DUF1554 domain-containing protein, which translates to MTTHGFIGTITVLAALCFASTSSAQTQSPAQRKCINLLNADASKIAGQQHQAALKCLDGAGSDTLGGSAQACLSADSTGAIGKTADKIEQHVTDVCAASVPDFVFGGAAAVADGGRLGALRLFADLFGSDLDAAAISCETSEDGCKCQKEIAKALGKLTGTRWSIFRSCKKEVLKGGAASAGEIARCVADPRTEGSVAADSDGKIAKGENKLAGAIDRCDADGVTAAAVAGGSCNGQTGAALAQCLEERAACRFCQSVNDVDDLGGDGAGIDCDLFDDGADNDSCAATLKFQAGASCSQSLDCRSGFCADAVCCDETCDGTCRSCVGAETGGADGTCLPVSADIDPADECAAADVATCGTSGLCDGAGACGLYPLGTICENPQCQSGSYRNPDYCDGTGTCIDGGFTVCSDGDVCTDDQCSFGGCNYPFNTAPCNDGDPCSVGDTCDGGGSCVATELLPNLRAAITKQLTSIDENDRVHLNVEITTLTDAPFKLHVTSLVHPTGFILEELESDGCVHETSETFDRYRCRHDAFLMATSACQGDGDYYMGLSYGCSPANDECSRCSGPETIGFTLDTENFCSETVVDTCNGDSIDPGEECDGADLGGRSCLSLGYFGGSLACNGDCSFNTAGCRRARTFITLGTTTGALGGLTGADGFCQAQASGGGLGGTYRAWLSTSAKTARERIAGIEYRLVDDTTVAVSSGADLFDGNITANITRNQFTGTNAGSNVWTGTNADGTAAAATCQDWTSASFGSSGTVGNNGNTATWTTAGSSACNLGQRLYCFEQLPYKRVFVTSTTTNGNIGGLAGGDAFCQARANAANLGGTWRAWLSTSTVDAKDRIPDAEYRLVNGRVVVANNKADLTDGSIDANIELDESGIVRTPDVWTGTDGFGVKIAGSNCVDWTNGTVTWSGRQGKNDFPVGSATWTSHGVVSCHIASLRLYCFEE; encoded by the coding sequence ATGACGACGCATGGCTTCATCGGTACCATCACCGTTCTCGCCGCACTTTGTTTCGCATCGACCTCGTCGGCCCAGACGCAGTCCCCTGCCCAGCGAAAGTGCATCAACCTCTTGAACGCCGACGCCTCGAAGATCGCCGGGCAGCAGCACCAAGCCGCCCTCAAGTGTCTGGACGGTGCCGGCAGCGACACCCTTGGCGGCAGCGCGCAAGCCTGCCTCAGCGCCGACAGCACCGGGGCAATCGGCAAAACGGCCGACAAGATCGAGCAGCACGTCACCGACGTATGCGCGGCCAGCGTTCCCGATTTTGTGTTCGGCGGGGCCGCGGCGGTTGCCGACGGCGGCCGGCTGGGCGCACTGCGACTGTTCGCGGACCTCTTCGGCAGCGACCTGGATGCCGCCGCGATCTCCTGCGAGACCAGCGAAGACGGATGCAAGTGTCAGAAGGAAATCGCCAAGGCGCTGGGTAAGCTCACCGGCACGCGCTGGTCGATCTTTCGCAGCTGCAAGAAGGAGGTCCTGAAGGGCGGCGCAGCCTCAGCCGGCGAGATTGCCAGGTGCGTTGCCGACCCGCGAACCGAAGGCTCGGTTGCTGCCGATTCCGATGGGAAGATCGCCAAGGGCGAGAATAAGCTCGCCGGCGCCATCGATCGGTGCGATGCCGACGGCGTGACGGCCGCAGCCGTGGCCGGCGGCAGCTGCAATGGACAGACCGGCGCAGCGCTGGCGCAGTGTCTCGAGGAGCGCGCTGCTTGCCGTTTCTGCCAGAGCGTCAATGACGTCGACGATCTCGGCGGCGATGGTGCCGGCATCGACTGCGATCTCTTCGATGACGGCGCCGACAACGACAGCTGTGCCGCAACGCTGAAATTTCAGGCCGGTGCCAGCTGCTCGCAAAGCCTCGATTGTCGCAGCGGTTTCTGTGCCGACGCCGTCTGCTGCGACGAGACCTGTGACGGCACCTGCCGGTCATGCGTGGGAGCGGAGACCGGCGGCGCCGACGGAACCTGCCTGCCGGTCAGTGCAGACATCGATCCCGCCGACGAGTGCGCCGCAGCCGATGTAGCGACGTGCGGCACCTCCGGCCTGTGCGACGGTGCCGGCGCGTGCGGGCTCTACCCTCTCGGAACCATCTGCGAGAACCCGCAGTGTCAGAGCGGGAGCTATCGCAATCCCGACTACTGCGATGGCACCGGCACCTGTATCGACGGCGGCTTCACCGTCTGCTCGGACGGCGACGTCTGCACGGACGACCAGTGCTCCTTCGGTGGCTGCAACTACCCTTTCAACACCGCTCCCTGCAACGACGGCGATCCCTGCAGCGTCGGCGATACGTGCGACGGTGGCGGCTCATGCGTGGCGACCGAGCTGTTGCCCAATCTGCGCGCCGCCATCACCAAGCAGCTGACGAGCATCGACGAGAACGACCGGGTGCACCTGAACGTCGAGATCACGACGCTGACGGACGCGCCTTTCAAGCTGCACGTGACCTCGCTGGTTCACCCGACGGGCTTCATCCTGGAGGAGCTCGAGTCCGACGGCTGCGTGCACGAGACCTCGGAGACCTTCGATCGGTACCGCTGCCGCCACGATGCGTTCCTGATGGCGACTTCGGCCTGTCAGGGCGACGGAGACTACTACATGGGCCTGAGCTACGGATGCTCGCCGGCGAACGACGAATGCAGCCGCTGCAGCGGGCCCGAAACGATAGGATTCACTCTCGATACGGAGAACTTCTGCAGCGAGACCGTAGTCGATACCTGCAACGGCGACTCCATTGATCCAGGCGAAGAGTGCGACGGCGCCGATCTCGGCGGCAGATCGTGCCTGTCGCTCGGCTACTTCGGCGGCAGCCTTGCCTGCAACGGCGACTGCAGCTTCAACACGGCCGGTTGCCGTCGCGCGCGCACGTTCATCACGCTCGGCACCACCACCGGCGCTCTTGGCGGTCTCACCGGCGCCGACGGCTTCTGCCAGGCGCAGGCCAGCGGCGGCGGCCTCGGCGGCACGTATCGGGCGTGGCTTTCGACCTCGGCCAAGACCGCGCGCGAACGGATCGCGGGCATCGAGTACCGGCTGGTTGATGACACGACCGTCGCAGTCAGCTCGGGCGCCGACCTTTTCGACGGCAACATCACCGCCAACATCACGCGCAATCAGTTCACCGGCACCAATGCCGGCTCGAACGTATGGACGGGAACGAACGCCGATGGGACGGCGGCGGCCGCCACCTGTCAGGACTGGACGTCCGCGTCCTTCGGAAGCAGTGGGACGGTGGGCAACAACGGGAACACCGCGACGTGGACCACGGCCGGATCGAGCGCGTGCAACCTAGGGCAGCGTCTCTACTGCTTCGAGCAGCTGCCGTACAAGCGCGTGTTCGTCACCAGCACGACCACCAACGGAAACATCGGCGGTCTGGCCGGCGGCGACGCGTTCTGTCAGGCGCGTGCGAACGCAGCCAATCTCGGCGGCACCTGGCGCGCGTGGCTCTCCACCAGCACGGTCGATGCGAAGGACCGTATCCCCGACGCGGAGTACCGGCTGGTCAACGGCCGGGTCGTCGTCGCCAACAACAAGGCCGACCTGACCGACGGCTCGATCGACGCCAACATCGAGCTCGACGAGAGCGGCATCGTGCGGACGCCCGACGTCTGGACCGGCACCGACGGCTTCGGCGTCAAGATCGCCGGCTCCAACTGCGTCGACTGGACCAACGGCACCGTGACCTGGAGCGGCCGGCAAGGGAAGAACGACTTCCCCGTCGGATCCGCCACGTGGACCAGCCATGGCGTCGTCTCGTGCCACATAGCGTCGCTGCGGCTGTACTGCTTCGAGGAGTGA